The following coding sequences are from one Dehalococcoidia bacterium window:
- a CDS encoding oxidoreductase family protein, with the protein MTTKLDIPTTPAEITPAWLTEALRAGAIIGDACVTSVAHEVLGQGAGFIGQIARLTLTYDRPSEGAPTTLIAKMPALDPGARELAALYGLYEREYRFYNELAGEITFRVARCYYSDGDAEAVRYVLLLEDLSSNGICGDQVAGCTSEQARTALAHLALHHARWWGHPRLTQIPWLQPGIDLVNGAMQHSYPQAWEAALARFGDRIPPPLRAAFPTLGERITKLMASIAEENTMTIAHGDYRLDNMFFGEDGAGYELAVIDWQSPNQGWGAYDIAYFLYSNVDVETRRAHEMAILREYHDTLVANGVSDYSFDALVEDYKRSLLVSLGIWVVNAATLDTANERGQALFELFFDRLSTAIMDHDALALLPE; encoded by the coding sequence ATGACGACGAAGCTGGACATACCGACGACGCCGGCGGAGATCACGCCCGCATGGCTCACCGAAGCGCTGCGCGCCGGCGCAATCATCGGCGATGCATGCGTCACGTCGGTCGCGCACGAGGTGCTCGGGCAGGGCGCCGGCTTCATCGGCCAGATCGCGCGGCTGACGCTGACCTACGACCGCCCATCAGAAGGCGCCCCCACGACGCTCATCGCCAAGATGCCCGCGCTCGATCCCGGCGCGCGCGAGCTGGCCGCGCTGTACGGCCTCTACGAACGTGAGTACCGCTTCTACAACGAACTCGCCGGCGAGATCACCTTCCGCGTTGCCCGCTGCTACTACAGCGACGGTGACGCCGAAGCCGTGCGCTACGTGCTGCTGCTCGAAGACCTCTCGTCGAACGGCATTTGCGGCGACCAGGTGGCCGGCTGCACGTCCGAACAGGCGCGCACCGCGCTCGCGCATCTCGCCCTGCACCACGCGCGATGGTGGGGGCATCCGCGGCTGACGCAGATTCCCTGGCTGCAGCCCGGCATCGACCTCGTGAACGGGGCGATGCAGCACTCCTACCCGCAGGCGTGGGAAGCTGCGCTCGCCCGTTTCGGCGACCGCATCCCGCCACCCCTGCGCGCCGCCTTTCCGACGCTCGGCGAGCGCATCACGAAGCTCATGGCGTCGATCGCCGAAGAAAACACTATGACGATCGCCCACGGCGACTACCGCCTCGACAACATGTTCTTCGGCGAAGACGGCGCCGGCTACGAGCTGGCCGTGATCGACTGGCAGAGCCCGAACCAGGGCTGGGGTGCGTACGACATCGCCTACTTCCTCTACAGCAACGTCGATGTCGAGACGCGTCGCGCGCACGAGATGGCAATCCTGCGGGAGTACCACGACACGCTGGTCGCGAACGGCGTATCGGACTATTCGTTCGACGCGCTGGTTGAGGACTACAAGCGATCGCTGCTCGTCAGCCTGGGCATCTGGGTCGTCAACGCGGCGACCTTGGACACCGCCAACGAACGCGGACAAGCGCTGTTCGAGCTGTTCTTCGACCGGCTATCGACGGCCATCATGGACCACGACGCACTGGCGCTGCTGCCCGAGTGA
- a CDS encoding Fur family transcriptional regulator, with protein sequence MSDIDIIIERLEMRGHRLTASRRRVIDAVLAQASHFTVDDVLGDARKVGRATVFRTMKLLTDLNVVCRVLMDDGTLHYRVSARGHHHHLVCRDCGRVEDFTTCDVTSLVNELAKNTQYEIEGHWLEVYGRCQSCRILKGKKVPVA encoded by the coding sequence ATGTCCGACATCGACATCATCATCGAGCGACTGGAGATGCGAGGTCACCGCCTGACCGCGAGCCGGCGGCGGGTCATCGACGCGGTGCTGGCCCAGGCATCGCATTTCACGGTCGATGACGTCCTGGGCGATGCGCGCAAGGTCGGCCGCGCGACCGTCTTCCGCACGATGAAGCTGCTGACGGATCTCAACGTCGTCTGCCGCGTGCTGATGGACGACGGCACCCTGCACTATCGCGTCAGCGCCCGCGGACATCATCATCACCTGGTCTGCCGCGATTGCGGGCGCGTCGAAGACTTCACCACGTGCGACGTGACCTCGCTGGTGAACGAACTGGCGAAGAACACGCAGTACGAGATCGAAGGTCATTGGCTGGAGGTCTACGGCCGCTGCCAATCTTGCCGCATCCTCAAGGGCAAGAAGGTGCCCGTTGCCTAA
- the argS gene encoding arginine--tRNA ligase codes for MIRDDLARMVEKAAQAAMTAGDLPQVVLPEIVIERPRRPEHGDYATNVPLLLARVANRKPLDIAAAIASKIDLGAEVSAADVAPPGFINFRLSEDWLRAQVNAIVAAGETFGNIALGDGVRVQVEFVSANPTGPLTAGNGRGAAIGSVLASVLAAAGYDVQREYLVNDAGTQTEVFGRTLLARYKQLLGENVEVPADGYPGEYMIDIAKRIRDEMGDRFAAADEPPSEMVLRGVDIVVEGIEDDLRRLGITYDQWFRERWVYENKVDGATVYDAAMQTLRDKGYLVEKEGALWLASTELGEDKDNVVIRSTGRPTYFASDIAYHYDKFVRRKFDRVIDVWGADHQGHVSRMKAGVQAIGVDPARLDILIYQLVSFRRGDELVRLSKRSGNIVLIRDIVDEVGADAARFFFLARSADSQMEFDLELAKRQSAENPVFYVQYAHARIAGILANATERKIAFEAADVALLQHPAELELVRRMLQLPELVHLMAMQHEPHHLPHYAQELATSFHQFYTECRVIDDEAPELSKARLHLCRAAKVTLARALGLMGMSMPERM; via the coding sequence ATGATTCGCGACGACCTCGCTCGCATGGTGGAAAAGGCGGCGCAAGCGGCCATGACGGCCGGCGATCTGCCGCAGGTCGTGCTGCCGGAGATCGTCATCGAACGGCCGCGGCGGCCCGAGCACGGCGACTACGCGACGAATGTGCCGCTCTTGCTGGCGCGCGTCGCGAACCGCAAGCCGCTGGACATCGCGGCGGCGATCGCGTCGAAGATCGACCTCGGCGCTGAAGTGAGCGCGGCGGACGTTGCGCCGCCGGGCTTCATCAACTTCCGGCTGTCCGAAGACTGGCTGCGCGCGCAGGTGAACGCGATCGTCGCTGCCGGCGAGACGTTCGGGAATATCGCGCTGGGCGACGGCGTGCGCGTGCAGGTGGAGTTCGTCAGCGCCAATCCGACGGGGCCGCTGACGGCGGGCAACGGCCGCGGCGCCGCGATCGGCAGCGTGCTGGCGTCGGTGCTGGCGGCGGCGGGCTACGACGTGCAGCGCGAGTACCTGGTGAACGACGCCGGCACGCAGACGGAGGTCTTCGGACGGACGCTGCTCGCGCGCTACAAGCAACTGCTCGGCGAGAACGTCGAGGTGCCGGCCGATGGCTATCCCGGCGAGTACATGATCGACATCGCGAAGCGGATCCGCGACGAGATGGGCGATCGCTTCGCCGCCGCCGATGAGCCGCCTTCGGAGATGGTGCTGCGCGGCGTCGATATCGTTGTCGAGGGCATCGAAGACGACCTGCGGCGCCTCGGTATCACGTACGACCAGTGGTTCCGCGAGCGCTGGGTGTACGAGAACAAGGTCGACGGCGCGACGGTATACGACGCGGCGATGCAGACGCTGCGCGACAAGGGCTATCTCGTCGAAAAGGAGGGCGCGCTGTGGCTGGCGTCCACCGAACTCGGCGAGGACAAGGACAACGTCGTCATCCGCAGCACGGGCCGCCCGACGTACTTCGCTTCGGACATCGCGTATCACTACGACAAGTTCGTGCGGCGCAAGTTCGACCGCGTGATCGACGTGTGGGGCGCGGACCACCAGGGGCATGTCTCGCGCATGAAGGCCGGCGTGCAGGCGATCGGCGTCGATCCGGCGCGGCTCGATATTCTGATCTACCAGCTCGTCAGTTTTCGTCGTGGCGACGAGCTGGTGCGGCTGTCGAAGCGCTCGGGGAACATCGTGCTGATTCGCGATATCGTCGACGAAGTGGGCGCCGATGCCGCGCGCTTCTTCTTCCTGGCGCGGTCGGCTGACAGCCAGATGGAGTTCGACCTGGAGCTTGCGAAGCGCCAGTCGGCGGAGAACCCCGTCTTCTACGTGCAGTACGCGCACGCGCGCATCGCCGGCATCCTGGCGAACGCCACGGAGCGCAAGATCGCGTTCGAGGCGGCCGACGTCGCGCTGCTGCAGCATCCTGCGGAGCTGGAGCTTGTGCGTCGCATGCTGCAACTGCCGGAGCTGGTACACCTGATGGCGATGCAGCACGAGCCACATCACCTGCCGCACTACGCGCAGGAGCTGGCGACGTCGTTTCACCAGTTCTACACGGAGTGCCGCGTGATCGACGACGAGGCGCCGGAGCTGTCGAAGGCGCGGCTGCATCTCTGTCGCGCGGCGAAGGTGACGCTGGCGCGGGCGCTCGGGCTGATGGGAATGTCGATGCCGGAGCGGATGTAG
- a CDS encoding acyl-CoA dehydrogenase family protein, whose translation MIASIVDTARELADELLFPTAIETDAADLVPQSHLDAFAGRGLYGLTGPTDCGGLGADFPTACAVVETLASGCLTTTFVWAQHLGPVWLLSASKDAALRERWLPRLCSGDVRAGIALSAFRADRPHVRAERVEGGWMFDGVAQWVTGWGRNDILLTSALSSDRRLVRALVDGAACATLSARRLHLVGANASATVELTFERHFVPAERVVTDESYIAPPAYDGGGRFNGSLSLGVARRCCALIGPSPLDAELVARRNQLDAATDETMAQARAAATELALRAAGALSVATGSRSLLREHHAQRLVREATFLLTFGTRPAIRAGLLERLGASSE comes from the coding sequence ATGATTGCATCGATCGTCGATACGGCGCGCGAACTTGCCGATGAGCTGCTGTTCCCCACAGCTATCGAGACCGACGCCGCTGATCTCGTCCCGCAGTCGCACCTCGATGCCTTCGCCGGTCGCGGCTTGTATGGCCTGACCGGCCCCACTGACTGCGGCGGCCTCGGCGCGGACTTTCCGACGGCCTGCGCCGTCGTTGAGACGCTGGCGAGCGGCTGCCTTACGACGACGTTTGTCTGGGCGCAGCATCTCGGCCCGGTATGGCTGCTGTCCGCTTCGAAGGATGCAGCGCTGCGCGAGCGATGGCTGCCGCGGCTCTGCTCCGGCGACGTCCGCGCTGGCATCGCGCTGAGCGCCTTTCGCGCGGACCGGCCGCACGTGCGCGCCGAACGCGTCGAAGGTGGCTGGATGTTCGATGGCGTGGCGCAGTGGGTCACGGGCTGGGGTCGCAACGACATCCTCCTTACGTCCGCACTCTCCTCCGATCGCCGCCTCGTGCGCGCGCTCGTCGATGGGGCTGCCTGTGCGACGCTCTCAGCGCGCCGGCTGCACCTGGTCGGCGCGAACGCGAGCGCCACGGTGGAGCTGACGTTCGAGCGGCATTTCGTGCCGGCGGAGCGCGTCGTCACCGACGAGTCGTACATCGCGCCGCCCGCGTACGATGGCGGTGGCCGCTTCAACGGCTCGCTGTCGCTCGGCGTCGCTCGTCGCTGCTGCGCGCTGATCGGCCCATCGCCGCTCGATGCGGAACTGGTCGCGCGCCGCAATCAGCTCGACGCCGCCACTGACGAGACGATGGCGCAAGCCCGCGCCGCCGCCACCGAACTGGCGCTTCGAGCGGCCGGCGCCCTCTCGGTCGCGACGGGCAGCCGCTCGCTGTTGCGGGAGCACCACGCGCAACGCCTGGTCCGCGAGGCGACGTTCCTGCTGACCTTCGGCACGCGCCCGGCCATCCGCGCCGGGCTGCTCGAGCGACTCGGCGCATCGAGCGAGTGA
- a CDS encoding DUF402 domain-containing protein, with the protein MDEGLIGRETPVHITKYDGSYHRRWPARFVLRKGPLYLVTFAAGEPICCTPEPSDDPDPLPAKYGGSVYLYDDRWFNISRMKRDGGTWYYVNIATPVEFDGASFHTVDLDLDISWFTDERDPEEPRGGGAVREGRGLKARATNPPRATHMSHGSRGLKARATEAPRVLDEDEFLDHSKAMSYPADVIEQARAAVDQVLGLIGKRAFPFDGT; encoded by the coding sequence ATGGACGAGGGGCTGATCGGCCGTGAGACGCCGGTGCACATCACGAAATACGACGGGTCGTATCACCGTCGGTGGCCGGCGCGGTTTGTGCTGCGCAAGGGGCCGTTGTACCTGGTGACGTTCGCCGCCGGGGAGCCGATCTGCTGCACGCCGGAGCCGTCGGACGACCCCGACCCGCTGCCGGCGAAGTACGGCGGCAGCGTCTACCTATACGACGACCGCTGGTTCAATATCAGCCGGATGAAGCGCGACGGCGGCACGTGGTATTACGTGAACATCGCGACGCCGGTGGAGTTCGACGGGGCGTCGTTTCACACGGTCGACCTCGACCTGGACATATCGTGGTTTACCGATGAGCGTGACCCTGAGGAGCCCCGAGGTGGAGGTGCGGTGCGCGAAGGTCGCGGGCTGAAAGCCCGCGCTACGAATCCGCCGCGCGCCACGCATATGTCGCACGGGAGTCGCGGGCTGAAAGCCCGCGCTACGGAGGCGCCGCGCGTGCTGGATGAAGATGAGTTCCTCGACCACAGCAAGGCCATGAGTTACCCTGCCGACGTTATCGAGCAGGCGCGCGCCGCCGTGGACCAGGTCCTCGGGTTGATCGGGAAGCGCGCTTTTCCATTTGACGGGACATGA
- a CDS encoding ABC transporter ATP-binding protein — MPKSLTEAMPAPANHGDCLVLRHVALAYGSTVVLRGLNADIPRAEMVSIVGPNGSGKSTLLKSIAGLLPIVEGTVTLFDEPIRRVRHRISYVPQREEVDWTFPVSVRDVVAMGRHAVKGWIAPLRADDHERIAEAMRRLDIEDLADRQIGALSGGQQRRAFLARAIAQDADLFLLDEPMGGVDAATHDRILELFDEWRSHGKIVLQATHTTIHGGSMIVLRTTRDQVIEEHMLHHADEAGAHHD; from the coding sequence TTGCCTAAGTCCCTGACCGAGGCCATGCCGGCGCCCGCCAACCATGGGGACTGCCTGGTACTCCGCCACGTTGCGCTCGCATATGGAAGTACGGTCGTGCTGCGCGGCCTGAACGCCGACATTCCCCGCGCCGAGATGGTGAGCATCGTCGGACCGAATGGATCTGGCAAGAGCACGCTCCTGAAATCGATTGCGGGGTTGCTGCCCATCGTCGAAGGCACGGTGACGCTGTTCGATGAGCCGATCCGTCGCGTGAGACATCGCATCTCATACGTGCCGCAGCGCGAGGAGGTCGACTGGACGTTCCCGGTGTCCGTACGCGACGTCGTGGCGATGGGGCGGCACGCCGTGAAGGGTTGGATCGCCCCGCTGCGCGCCGACGACCACGAACGGATCGCCGAAGCCATGCGGCGCCTCGACATCGAAGACCTGGCTGACAGGCAGATCGGCGCGCTCTCCGGCGGTCAGCAACGACGCGCGTTCCTGGCTCGCGCCATCGCGCAGGATGCTGACCTGTTTCTCCTCGACGAACCGATGGGCGGCGTCGATGCGGCCACGCACGATCGCATTCTCGAGCTTTTCGACGAGTGGAGGAGTCACGGGAAGATCGTGCTGCAAGCGACACATACGACGATCCACGGCGGATCGATGATCGTGCTCCGCACGACGCGCGATCAGGTGATCGAAGAGCACATGCTGCACCATGCCGATGAAGCGGGTGCGCACCATGATTGA
- a CDS encoding metal ABC transporter permease, whose protein sequence is MPMKRVRTMIDWLIDPLRDDGFRRAMLDVLAVSIVAGVVGTFIVLRGTAFLGDALAHAVFPGIVIAFLIGSSLLIGALIAGVVTTLLIAGLTANRRVPSDTAIGVIFTGAFALGVVLISEETIEGEELEHILFGDPLNATWNDVTLTLAIGAAVVASVIVLRRLFVAGSFDPSGARAMGLHTVMLDMLLLGFTALTVVIAFKAVGNILVIALLVTPAATARLFVDRLLHMMAGSVAAACMASVVGLYIGHHGDVSPGGAIVLVSTAGFALAWLFAPRHGVLSQSFPWERARLRSEPAEAVAEVIIESRRIQEPHAG, encoded by the coding sequence ATGCCGATGAAGCGGGTGCGCACCATGATTGACTGGCTGATCGATCCCCTGAGGGACGACGGGTTCCGGCGCGCCATGCTCGATGTCCTCGCGGTTTCGATCGTCGCCGGCGTCGTTGGCACGTTCATCGTGCTGCGCGGCACAGCGTTCCTTGGTGATGCCCTGGCGCACGCTGTCTTTCCGGGCATCGTCATCGCGTTTCTTATCGGCAGCAGCCTGCTTATCGGCGCGCTGATCGCGGGGGTGGTGACGACGCTGCTAATCGCGGGGCTGACGGCGAACCGCCGCGTCCCCAGCGACACGGCGATAGGAGTGATCTTCACAGGAGCGTTCGCGCTCGGCGTCGTGCTGATCTCGGAGGAGACGATCGAAGGCGAGGAATTAGAGCACATCCTGTTCGGCGATCCGCTAAACGCGACATGGAACGACGTGACGCTGACACTCGCCATCGGTGCGGCGGTCGTTGCATCGGTGATCGTGCTACGGCGCCTGTTCGTCGCCGGCTCGTTCGACCCTTCCGGCGCCCGCGCGATGGGCCTTCACACCGTGATGCTCGACATGCTGCTGCTTGGATTCACGGCGCTGACCGTCGTGATCGCGTTCAAAGCAGTCGGCAATATCCTCGTGATCGCGCTGCTGGTGACGCCGGCCGCGACGGCCCGATTGTTCGTCGATCGGCTGCTCCACATGATGGCAGGTTCGGTGGCGGCCGCCTGTATGGCGAGTGTCGTGGGACTGTACATCGGCCATCATGGCGACGTGTCTCCGGGGGGCGCGATCGTGCTCGTATCGACGGCCGGGTTCGCGCTGGCGTGGCTGTTTGCGCCGCGACACGGCGTGCTTTCGCAATCGTTCCCGTGGGAGCGGGCGCGTCTGCGCAGCGAGCCGGCCGAGGCCGTGGCCGAGGTCATCATCGAGTCGCGGCGAATCCAGGAGCCTCATGCCGGGTAG